DNA sequence from the Streptomyces sp. CA-210063 genome:
CGCCTCCCGGGACCTGCTCGCCGACGCCGAGCAGTCGCTGAAGCAGGTCGTCAACGTGGCCACACTGCCGGGCATCGTCGGCGCCTCGTACGCCATGCCGGACATCCACTGGGGCTACGGCTTCCCCATCGGCGGCGTGGCCGCGACCGACCTCGACGACGGTGGAGTGGTCTCGCCCGGCGGGGTCGGCTTCGACATCTCCTGCGGGGTGCGGCTGCTGGCCGCCCACGCCGACCGGCGGACCCTGGAGCCCGCACTACCCGCGATCATGGACGCCCTGGACCGCTCGATCCCGCGCGGCGCGGGCCCCGGCGGCGTATGGCGGATGACCGGCCCCGGACAACTGGAGCGGATCCTGCGCGGCGGCTCCCGGTACGCCGTTCAGGAGGGGTACGGCGAACAGCGCGACCTGACCCGCTGCGAGGACGGCGGGGCGGTCGCCGACGCCGACGTGACGCAGGTCAGCGCGCGGGCGCGGGAGCGCGGCCTCGGGCAGGTCGGCAGCCTGGGATCCGCCAACCACTTCCTGGAGGTCCAGCAGGTCGCCGAGGTGTACGACGAGCGGGTCGCCGCCGCCTTCGGGCTCTCCGTCGGCCAGGTGTGCGTGATGATCCACTGCGGTTCGCGCGGCCTGGGGCACCAGATCTGCACCGATCACGTCCGGACGATGGACCACGCCATGAGCCGGTACGGCATCACCGTGCCCGACCGGCAGCTGGCCTGCACCCCCGTCGACTCCCCGGAGGGGCGGGACTATCTGGGCGCGATGGCCGCCGCCGCCAACTACGGCCGCGCCAACCGCCAGTTGCTCTCCCACGCCGCCCGCCGGATCTTCGAGAAAGCCTCGGGCGTGAGCCTCTCACTGGTGTACGACGTGTCCCACAACCTCGCCAAGATCGAGACCCACACCGTGGCCGGAGCGCGGCGACGCCTGTGTGTGCACCGTAAGGGCGCCACCCGCGCCTTCCCGCCCGGCCACCCCGAACTGCCCGATGACCTACGGGAGTTCGGGCAGCCGGTGCTGATCCCGGGAACGATGGGCACGGCCTCGTACGTCCTGGCCGGGGTGCCCGGCGGCGACGCCTTCTTCTCCACCTGCCATGGCGCCGGCCGCGTGATGAGCCGACACCGGGCCGCACGCACGGTCACCGGCGAGAAGCTGCGGGCCCGGCTGGAGGCGGACGGCATCGCGGTGCGCCCGAAGTCGTTGC
Encoded proteins:
- a CDS encoding RtcB family protein, which codes for MELIEERPYRYRIAPRGAMRVPGLVFASRDLLADAEQSLKQVVNVATLPGIVGASYAMPDIHWGYGFPIGGVAATDLDDGGVVSPGGVGFDISCGVRLLAAHADRRTLEPALPAIMDALDRSIPRGAGPGGVWRMTGPGQLERILRGGSRYAVQEGYGEQRDLTRCEDGGAVADADVTQVSARARERGLGQVGSLGSANHFLEVQQVAEVYDERVAAAFGLSVGQVCVMIHCGSRGLGHQICTDHVRTMDHAMSRYGITVPDRQLACTPVDSPEGRDYLGAMAAAANYGRANRQLLSHAARRIFEKASGVSLSLVYDVSHNLAKIETHTVAGARRRLCVHRKGATRAFPPGHPELPDDLREFGQPVLIPGTMGTASYVLAGVPGGDAFFSTCHGAGRVMSRHRAARTVTGEKLRARLEADGIAVRPKSLRGLAEETPEAYKDVGEVVAASEAAGLCRTVARLVPLGVVKG